The following coding sequences lie in one Mucilaginibacter sp. KACC 22773 genomic window:
- a CDS encoding cell division protein FtsX, with translation MEEFEASSSSKKVKTIYISTVFGIAMVLLMVGLLGLLLIDANNISRYVKENIVLNIFVDDAAHETDVLQLQKQLDANPMVKQTQYVSKELAARNLQKDLGEDFVKFLGYNPLSQSLDIYMKADFANNKDIEKFKADLLKNPLVKEVKYQQSLVDKMNENVKSISLIILAFAGIFVVLSVALINNTIRLAIYSQRFLIKSMQLVGATKGFIRKPFLLYGIWHGLLGGLIAIILLIGALYLAYQQVPDLVFLQSYSEFGMVFLGVVGLGIFISAFSTFLAVNKFLRLKIYDLYR, from the coding sequence ATGGAAGAATTTGAAGCAAGCTCATCGTCAAAAAAGGTAAAAACCATATACATTTCAACCGTATTTGGTATTGCCATGGTGTTGTTAATGGTGGGTTTGTTAGGATTACTGCTAATAGATGCCAATAATATTTCGCGATACGTTAAGGAAAATATTGTATTGAATATTTTTGTTGACGACGCCGCACACGAAACTGACGTACTGCAGTTGCAAAAACAACTGGATGCCAACCCTATGGTGAAGCAAACCCAATATGTAAGTAAAGAACTGGCTGCCCGTAACCTGCAAAAAGACTTAGGCGAAGATTTTGTGAAATTCCTTGGATATAACCCCTTATCACAATCGCTGGATATTTATATGAAGGCCGATTTTGCCAATAACAAGGATATCGAAAAGTTTAAAGCCGACCTGCTGAAAAACCCATTGGTTAAGGAAGTTAAATACCAGCAATCGCTGGTTGATAAAATGAACGAGAATGTGAAATCTATCAGTCTCATCATTTTAGCCTTCGCAGGCATTTTCGTAGTGTTATCAGTAGCTTTAATTAATAATACTATCCGGCTTGCCATTTATTCGCAACGGTTTTTAATTAAATCTATGCAGCTTGTTGGTGCAACTAAGGGCTTTATCCGTAAGCCATTTTTACTATATGGCATCTGGCACGGGCTTTTAGGGGGCTTAATTGCTATAATCCTGTTAATTGGTGCACTATACCTGGCTTATCAACAAGTGCCCGACCTGGTTTTCCTGCAAAGCTATTCGGAATTTGGAATGGTATTTTTAGGCGTGGTAGGGTTAGGCATATTTATATCTGCCTTTAGCACATTCCTGGCTGTTAACAAGTTTTTACGTTTAAAAATATACGACCTATATAGGTAA
- a CDS encoding ABC transporter ATP-binding protein, with protein MRYVKPYNTTFVIAVFLTVFLAVGALLQPILIQRTLDVNILNDDYDGLVFMVGLMVAQLIIQTVAQYYQTYLTNTLGQSVIRDLRIDIFNHITSLRLKYFDRTPIGMLITRTVSDLETIADIFSEGLISIMGDMLLVFAVIGLMLWQDWKLALITLIPMPFLFASTYVFKEAIKSSFQEVRTQVAQLNTFLAEHISGISVIQLFAREDQEMRKFKAVNVKYRDANIRSNWYYSIFFPVVEILFAICIGLLVWYGCKRMLTDGQLASLSASKKGITPGLITGFIVLLNMLFRPIRQLADKFNTLQMGMVGADRIFKVLDTDEVAIDNGTLKTGRLQGEIEFDKVWFAYNDENWVLKNISFHVKPGETLALVGATGAGKSSTINILNRFYEIGKGSAKVDGHDIRNYEVEFLRSQIATVIQDVFLFTDTIANNISLNNQLITREQIVAAAKDVGAHEFIERLPGGYDYNVMERGSTLSVGQSQLISFIRALVYNPAILVLDEATSSVDTETEILIQNAINKLMQGRTAIVIAHRLSTIQNADRIIVLDHGEIMEMGTHQELLKIEHGHYRKLYDLQFNSAGIAR; from the coding sequence ATGCGCTATGTAAAGCCCTACAATACCACATTTGTGATTGCCGTTTTTTTAACGGTGTTTTTGGCGGTTGGCGCATTACTGCAACCTATCCTGATTCAACGTACGCTGGATGTAAATATACTGAATGACGATTACGATGGGCTGGTTTTTATGGTTGGCCTGATGGTGGCGCAACTGATTATTCAAACTGTGGCCCAGTATTATCAAACTTATTTAACCAATACATTGGGTCAATCCGTTATTCGCGATTTGAGGATTGACATTTTTAACCATATCACCAGTTTAAGGCTAAAGTATTTTGACAGGACACCAATTGGCATGCTTATCACGCGGACGGTATCCGACCTGGAAACCATTGCCGATATATTTTCTGAAGGACTCATCAGCATCATGGGCGATATGCTGCTGGTGTTTGCCGTTATCGGCCTGATGCTTTGGCAGGACTGGAAGCTGGCATTAATTACTCTTATCCCTATGCCTTTCCTGTTTGCATCAACGTACGTTTTTAAGGAGGCCATCAAATCATCGTTCCAGGAAGTGCGTACCCAGGTGGCCCAGTTGAATACTTTTTTGGCCGAGCATATCTCGGGTATAAGCGTTATCCAGCTTTTTGCACGGGAGGACCAGGAGATGCGTAAGTTTAAAGCGGTTAACGTAAAGTACCGTGATGCCAACATCCGCAGTAACTGGTATTATTCTATATTTTTCCCGGTGGTCGAGATTTTGTTTGCCATTTGCATAGGCCTCCTGGTTTGGTATGGTTGTAAACGGATGCTTACCGATGGGCAGCTGGCCAGCTTATCTGCATCAAAAAAAGGGATTACCCCTGGATTGATAACCGGCTTTATTGTGCTGCTTAATATGCTTTTTAGGCCCATCCGCCAGTTGGCCGATAAATTTAATACCCTGCAAATGGGTATGGTAGGCGCCGACAGGATTTTTAAAGTACTGGATACCGACGAGGTTGCTATTGACAACGGCACCCTAAAAACCGGCAGACTGCAGGGCGAAATAGAATTTGACAAAGTGTGGTTTGCCTATAACGACGAAAATTGGGTGCTAAAAAACATCAGCTTCCACGTAAAACCCGGCGAAACACTGGCCCTGGTAGGTGCTACCGGAGCGGGCAAATCATCTACCATCAATATCCTTAACCGTTTTTACGAGATAGGAAAAGGCAGCGCCAAAGTTGATGGTCATGACATTCGCAACTATGAGGTTGAGTTCCTCCGGTCGCAAATAGCAACGGTTATACAGGATGTGTTCCTGTTTACTGATACCATTGCCAACAATATCAGCCTTAATAATCAATTAATCACCCGCGAGCAGATCGTCGCGGCAGCAAAAGATGTTGGTGCCCACGAGTTTATTGAACGCTTGCCCGGCGGCTATGATTATAATGTAATGGAACGCGGATCGACCCTTTCGGTGGGACAATCGCAATTGATATCTTTTATCCGCGCGCTGGTATACAATCCGGCCATTTTGGTTTTAGATGAGGCTACCTCGTCGGTAGATACCGAAACCGAGATACTGATCCAAAATGCGATCAATAAACTGATGCAGGGCCGTACGGCGATAGTTATCGCCCACCGCCTTTCCACCATTCAAAATGCCGACAGGATTATCGTACTTGACCACGGCGAGATTATGGAAATGGGCACCCACCAGGAACTCCTTAAAATTGAGCACGGGCACTACCGTAAACTTTACGATTTGCAGTTTAACTCGGCCGGGATAGCAAGATAG
- a CDS encoding LytR/AlgR family response regulator transcription factor, protein MIRCLVVDDEPLALHILEDYISKMPFLQLVKATTNPIEALTLVQAGNVDLVFLDVQMPELTGIQFLKIANGKAKVILTTAYPQYALEGYELDVVDYLLKPIAFDRFFKSVQKAQSIIQPVTKTVIQAEPAQQDDFSTDFIFVKTEHKIQKVYLHDILFIEGLKDYISIFTSAERIITLQGMKKMEDALPERHFVRVHKSYIVALNKIDSIERSRIQIGEKIIPVGDTYRDEFFKIIDDKNV, encoded by the coding sequence ATGATCAGATGCCTGGTAGTTGATGATGAGCCTTTAGCGCTGCACATTTTGGAAGATTATATATCTAAAATGCCTTTTTTGCAATTGGTGAAAGCCACAACCAACCCGATTGAAGCCCTTACCCTGGTACAGGCAGGCAATGTGGACCTGGTATTTTTAGATGTACAAATGCCCGAACTTACCGGCATCCAGTTTTTAAAGATAGCCAACGGTAAAGCCAAAGTGATACTTACCACCGCTTACCCGCAATACGCTTTAGAGGGCTATGAGCTGGATGTGGTTGACTATTTATTGAAACCCATCGCTTTCGATAGGTTTTTTAAGTCAGTACAAAAAGCCCAAAGCATTATACAGCCCGTAACCAAAACTGTAATACAGGCCGAACCTGCTCAGCAGGACGATTTTTCGACGGATTTTATCTTCGTAAAAACCGAACATAAGATTCAGAAGGTTTACCTGCACGATATTTTGTTTATTGAGGGATTGAAAGATTACATCTCCATATTTACCTCTGCAGAACGGATTATTACCCTGCAAGGTATGAAAAAAATGGAAGATGCCCTGCCCGAAAGACATTTTGTACGGGTGCATAAATCATACATCGTAGCACTTAACAAAATTGACAGCATCGAGCGAAGCCGCATCCAGATAGGCGAAAAAATTATCCCCGTTGGCGACACCTACCGCGATGAGTTTTTCAAGATAATTGATGATAAAAACGTTTAG
- a CDS encoding DUF3098 domain-containing protein, whose product MAQKFKPTTPLKTSATASAPKAAKTISNEPVEFIFDKSNYKFLIISVLIVAFGFVLMSGTTDIYSNTKIVIAPIVVLAGFALGFYAILKKPEVSK is encoded by the coding sequence ATGGCACAAAAATTTAAACCAACAACGCCTTTAAAAACATCGGCAACTGCATCGGCGCCAAAAGCGGCAAAAACTATCAGTAATGAGCCTGTAGAGTTTATTTTTGATAAAAGCAACTACAAGTTTTTAATCATCAGCGTATTAATAGTAGCCTTTGGTTTTGTGCTGATGTCTGGTACTACCGATATTTATAGCAATACCAAAATTGTTATAGCCCCTATTGTAGTACTGGCTGGCTTTGCTTTAGGTTTTTACGCTATTTTAAAGAAGCCTGAAGTTAGCAAGTAG
- a CDS encoding undecaprenyl-diphosphate phosphatase — translation MNLIHVIVLAIIEGITEFLPVSSTGHMVIASAFMGIGTDDFVKLFEVAIQLGAILSVVILYFKRFFKSFDFYFKLVVGVIPAVIVGVLFKKKIDILLESPLVVACSLLIGGVVLLFVDKWFNKPAVKEEAQISYATALKVGIFQCLAVIPGVSRSAATIVGGMSQKLTRTAAAEFSFFLAVPTMFGATLKEIWDFHKAHATGPLFTGEQIKFLVVGNVIAFIVAMLAIKSFITFLERKGFRLFGWYRIIVGAFIIVLILSGHQLQVL, via the coding sequence ATGAATCTGATCCACGTTATCGTGCTTGCAATTATCGAAGGCATTACCGAGTTTTTGCCGGTATCGTCAACCGGGCATATGGTTATTGCCTCGGCGTTTATGGGAATCGGTACTGACGACTTTGTAAAGCTGTTTGAAGTTGCCATTCAGTTAGGTGCCATTCTATCAGTTGTAATTTTATACTTTAAGCGTTTTTTCAAGTCGTTTGATTTTTATTTTAAACTGGTAGTAGGCGTTATACCGGCTGTTATAGTTGGCGTATTATTCAAAAAGAAAATTGATATTTTATTAGAGAGCCCCCTTGTAGTGGCTTGTTCATTACTAATAGGCGGTGTAGTATTGTTATTTGTTGATAAATGGTTTAATAAGCCGGCCGTTAAAGAAGAAGCTCAAATAAGCTACGCAACCGCGCTTAAAGTTGGTATTTTTCAGTGTTTGGCTGTTATCCCCGGCGTTTCCCGTTCGGCTGCAACCATAGTTGGTGGTATGAGCCAAAAGCTTACCCGCACCGCCGCTGCCGAGTTTTCGTTCTTTTTAGCAGTGCCTACCATGTTTGGTGCTACGCTGAAAGAAATCTGGGATTTTCATAAAGCCCATGCTACGGGACCGCTATTTACCGGTGAGCAGATTAAATTTTTAGTCGTTGGCAATGTTATAGCTTTTATTGTGGCTATGCTGGCTATTAAATCATTCATTACTTTTCTGGAGCGCAAAGGCTTTAGGCTTTTTGGCTGGTACCGTATTATAGTTGGCGCTTTTATTATCGTTTTGATATTAAGCGGTCACCAACTACAGGTATTGTAG